Proteins encoded together in one Nostoc sp. PCC 7524 window:
- a CDS encoding tetratricopeptide repeat protein has translation MLKDILARLQQKQAATGESGVAAAFDLNWECLEPEAQKLACLLSLFALAPIPWSLVESAASASNLEFDLKANRSILIERYLLQELAEETYQIHERIQELLRQKLEELAEVDELKQGFCQAMVAVAKKIPQTPTLIEIAQATLAMPHIEEVATIYQAWLSNDQLIWPFAGLGRFYQGQGAYEQALPWRKKCLSATRERFGDEHPDVATSLNNLASLYRSQGRYSEAEPLYVEALTMRKRLLGNEHPDVAVSLNNLALLYDSQGRYSKAKPLYIEALTMKKRLLGDEHPDVATSLNNLASLYRSQGRYSKAEPLYVEALAMTKRLLGDEHPSVATSLNNLAYLYRSQGRYSEAEPLYVEALAMRKRLLGDEHPSVATSLNNLASLYDSQGRYSEAEPLYVEALAMRKRLLGDEHPSVATSLNNLALLYDSQGRYSEAEPLYVEALAMRKRLLGDEHPDVATSLNNLALLYDSQGRYSEAEPLYVEALTMTKRLLGDEHPDVATSLNNLASLYDSQGSYSEAEPLYVEALAMRKRLLGDEHPDVAASLNNLASLYDSQGSYSEAEPLYVEALAMRKRLLGDEHPDVATSLNNLASLYDSQGSYSEAEPLYVEALAILEQQLGANHPNTITVRNNLETLRRNNS, from the coding sequence ATGTTAAAAGACATCCTTGCAAGGCTACAACAAAAGCAAGCAGCAACAGGTGAGTCTGGTGTAGCAGCTGCCTTTGATTTGAATTGGGAGTGCTTAGAACCAGAGGCGCAAAAGTTAGCTTGTTTGTTGAGTTTGTTTGCTTTAGCCCCTATTCCTTGGTCTTTGGTAGAATCAGCAGCGAGTGCTAGTAATTTAGAATTTGACCTGAAAGCTAACCGCAGTATTTTAATTGAGCGTTATTTACTGCAAGAGTTGGCAGAGGAAACTTACCAAATTCACGAACGCATTCAGGAATTATTGCGGCAGAAGTTAGAAGAGTTAGCGGAAGTTGATGAACTCAAGCAGGGCTTTTGTCAGGCGATGGTGGCAGTTGCCAAGAAGATTCCACAGACACCGACATTGATAGAAATTGCTCAAGCAACTTTGGCTATGCCTCACATTGAGGAAGTAGCCACAATTTACCAAGCTTGGTTAAGTAATGATCAATTAATCTGGCCTTTTGCAGGCTTGGGTAGATTTTACCAAGGGCAAGGAGCTTACGAGCAAGCTTTACCTTGGCGGAAAAAATGTTTATCAGCTACTAGAGAACGCTTTGGGGATGAACACCCCGATGTGGCAACTAGCCTCAACAATTTGGCTTCACTCTACCGTTCCCAGGGCAGGTACAGCGAAGCCGAACCTTTGTACGTCGAGGCTTTGACGATGAGAAAACGTCTGCTGGGGAATGAACACCCCGATGTGGCAGTTAGCCTGAACAATTTGGCACTACTCTACGATTCCCAGGGCAGGTACAGCAAAGCCAAACCTTTGTATATCGAGGCTTTGACAATGAAAAAACGTCTGCTGGGAGATGAACACCCCGATGTGGCAACTAGCCTCAACAATTTGGCTTCACTCTACCGTTCCCAGGGCAGGTACAGCAAAGCCGAACCTTTGTATGTCGAGGCTTTGGCGATGACAAAACGCCTGCTGGGAGATGAACACCCCTCTGTGGCAACTAGCCTCAACAATTTGGCTTACCTCTACCGTTCCCAGGGCAGGTACAGCGAAGCCGAACCTTTGTATGTCGAGGCTTTGGCGATGAGAAAACGTCTGCTGGGAGATGAACACCCCTCTGTGGCAACTAGCCTCAACAATTTAGCTTCACTCTACGATTCCCAGGGTAGGTACAGCGAAGCCGAACCTTTGTATGTCGAGGCTTTGGCGATGAGAAAACGTCTGCTGGGAGATGAACACCCCTCTGTGGCAACTAGCCTCAACAATTTGGCACTACTCTACGATTCCCAGGGCAGGTACAGCGAAGCCGAACCTTTGTACGTCGAGGCTTTGGCAATGAGAAAACGCTTACTGGGAGATGAACACCCTGATGTAGCAACTAGCCTCAACAATTTGGCACTACTCTACGATTCCCAGGGTAGGTACAGCGAAGCCGAACCTCTGTATGTCGAGGCTTTGACGATGACAAAACGCTTACTGGGAGATGAACACCCTGATGTAGCAACTAGCCTCAACAATTTGGCTTCACTCTACGATTCCCAGGGTAGTTACAGCGAAGCCGAACCTTTGTATGTCGAGGCTTTGGCGATGAGAAAACGTCTGCTGGGAGATGAACACCCTGATGTGGCAGCTAGCCTCAACAATTTGGCTTCACTCTACGATTCCCAGGGTAGTTACAGCGAAGCCGAACCTTTGTATGTCGAGGCTTTGGCGATGAGAAAACGTCTGCTGGGAGATGAACACCCTGATGTGGCAACTAGCCTCAACAATTTGGCTTCACTCTACGATTCCCAGGGTAGTTACAGCGAAGCCGAACCTTTGTATGTCGAGGCTTTGGCAATTTTGGAACAACAGTTAGGGGCAAATCATCCTAATACAATCACTGTGCGGAATAATTTGGAAACTTTGCGCCGGAATAATTCGTAA
- a CDS encoding GNAT family N-acetyltransferase — MAPQQYSQAQTQMWASFSSDTAGFQQFILKPTTFIATDETGILGFAGIAEDGHVTSAYVRSDRIRQGIGSTLMQKILEYAHSHKIQRLYAEASEFSLGLFQKFGFHIYDIEIVDRQGVKFSRYLVERN, encoded by the coding sequence ATCGCACCTCAGCAATATTCTCAAGCTCAAACCCAAATGTGGGCATCCTTTTCATCTGACACTGCTGGGTTTCAACAGTTCATCTTAAAACCCACCACATTTATAGCTACCGATGAAACGGGAATTTTAGGTTTTGCAGGTATTGCTGAAGATGGTCATGTCACCTCAGCTTATGTCAGAAGCGATCGCATTCGTCAAGGTATTGGTTCTACTTTAATGCAGAAAATTTTAGAATATGCCCACAGTCACAAAATCCAGCGTTTATATGCAGAAGCTAGTGAATTTAGCCTAGGCTTATTTCAAAAATTTGGCTTTCACATCTACGATATTGAAATTGTAGACCGTCAGGGGGTAAAGTTTAGCCGCTATTTGGTAGAGCGAAATTGA